One stretch of Musicola paradisiaca NCPPB 2511 DNA includes these proteins:
- a CDS encoding sulfite exporter TauE/SafE family protein — MNDLMIMLLGLFAGSLSGIIGTGGSIVLLPALAWAFSPQIAVPIMAIAALMSNLSKVVLWRSAIHLRALLCYSLPGVPAAVIGAGLLWIMPVAVSSLCIGLFFLLLIPLRRLAQQHAVTLTDGQLATAGGVVGFLTGVVFSTGPLMLPVFAGYGLLKGALIATEAAASLLLYLTKLSTFGAIGALPATTLLYGVLIGLTQVAGVFLGKRFVLRLSDRQFQRLLDTMLLIAGLSMLWGGAR; from the coding sequence ATGAATGACCTGATGATTATGCTGCTGGGCCTGTTCGCCGGCAGCCTCAGCGGAATTATCGGCACCGGCGGCTCGATCGTGCTACTGCCCGCATTGGCCTGGGCATTCAGCCCGCAGATCGCGGTTCCCATCATGGCCATCGCCGCACTGATGAGCAACCTGTCCAAAGTCGTGTTATGGCGCAGCGCCATCCATCTACGCGCCTTGCTCTGCTACAGCCTGCCCGGTGTTCCGGCGGCCGTTATCGGCGCAGGGCTGCTGTGGATCATGCCGGTCGCTGTTTCCAGCCTGTGCATCGGCCTGTTTTTCCTGCTGTTGATCCCGCTGCGCCGACTGGCGCAACAGCACGCCGTCACCCTAACGGACGGCCAGTTGGCGACCGCAGGCGGCGTGGTGGGATTTCTCACCGGCGTGGTTTTTTCCACCGGCCCGCTGATGCTGCCGGTATTCGCCGGCTACGGATTGCTGAAAGGCGCGCTGATCGCCACCGAAGCGGCGGCCTCGCTGCTGCTCTATCTCACCAAACTATCCACCTTCGGTGCGATCGGCGCCCTGCCCGCCACTACGCTGCTGTACGGCGTGCTGATCGGGCTGACGCAAGTCGCCGGCGTATTCCTCGGCAAACGCTTCGTGCTGCGCCTGTCCGATCGCCAGTTTCAGCGACTGCTGGACACCATGCTGCTGATCGCCGGGTTATCGATGCTGTGGGGCGGCGCTCGCTAA
- a CDS encoding ABC transporter substrate-binding protein yields MVSFLYRCLLLCSLVSGVAAAPVTVVDIAGRSVSVDAPVSRVMLADSRMLLALNIIHPATPLKGIIAWDDSLTTRAPDMAAHFARRYPALNQIPVFANPYRTDFSVERALTQHPDLIVFDIGIQPKLQGNGTLALLEKSRIPVIFIDFRQQPMTNTLSSIRLLGQVFGEQPNAERFIARYQQLFERIQRRVAPIPAERRPTVLFENHAGMTGDQCCAIFGSNSFGQFIEVAGGKNLGAGLVPPQGADVNPEQVITSNPDIYLLSGADWSQRGGVSQAVPLGYGTTREASLPRLQKLMTRNSLSVLKAVKEKRVMAMYHQFYDSPFNVIALEAMAKLFHPDAFAEVNPQADLEALFQAFTGVEYSGLFFLTL; encoded by the coding sequence ATGGTTTCCTTCCTCTATCGCTGCCTGCTGCTGTGCAGTCTGGTCTCCGGCGTTGCCGCCGCCCCCGTTACCGTCGTCGATATCGCCGGCCGCAGCGTCAGCGTCGATGCGCCGGTATCGCGGGTCATGCTGGCGGACAGCCGAATGCTGCTGGCGCTGAACATCATTCACCCGGCCACGCCGCTGAAAGGCATCATCGCCTGGGACGATTCCCTGACCACCCGGGCGCCGGATATGGCCGCCCATTTCGCCCGCCGCTACCCGGCTCTGAACCAGATCCCGGTGTTCGCCAATCCCTACCGTACCGATTTCAGCGTTGAGCGTGCCCTGACGCAGCACCCGGATCTGATCGTGTTTGATATCGGCATTCAACCCAAGCTACAGGGGAATGGCACCCTGGCGCTGCTGGAAAAAAGCCGGATCCCGGTGATCTTCATCGACTTTCGCCAGCAGCCGATGACCAACACGCTCAGCAGCATCCGTCTGCTGGGGCAGGTTTTCGGCGAGCAACCGAACGCGGAACGGTTTATCGCCCGCTACCAACAATTGTTCGAGCGCATTCAGCGCCGTGTGGCGCCGATCCCCGCCGAACGGCGGCCGACAGTGCTGTTTGAAAACCATGCGGGTATGACCGGCGACCAATGCTGCGCGATCTTCGGCAGCAACAGTTTCGGCCAGTTTATCGAGGTGGCCGGCGGGAAGAATCTCGGTGCCGGGCTGGTTCCGCCGCAGGGCGCGGACGTCAATCCGGAACAGGTGATTACCAGCAACCCTGATATCTATCTGCTCAGCGGCGCCGACTGGAGCCAGCGCGGCGGCGTGTCGCAAGCGGTACCGCTCGGTTACGGCACCACCCGTGAGGCCTCGCTGCCTCGGTTACAAAAGCTGATGACCCGCAACAGCCTGTCGGTACTCAAGGCGGTGAAAGAGAAGCGGGTGATGGCGATGTATCACCAGTTTTACGACAGCCCATTCAACGTCATCGCGCTGGAAGCGATGGCGAAATTGTTCCATCCCGACGCCTTCGCCGAGGTGAACCCGCAGGCCGATCTGGAAGCGCTGTTTCAGGCGTTTACCGGCGTGGAATATAGCGGTCTGTTTTTCCTGACGCTGTAA
- a CDS encoding type III PLP-dependent enzyme, which produces MTPAVYQTLSRLQSSRTAPFCAYVYDLSALHAHASAMKAALPPGCELFYAAKANPDAAILTTLADSVDGFEAASGGELSWLTEQVPGRRLIFGGPGKLPAELEQAVAQRIDALHVESLNELQRLEQCAERLATPVNIMLRMNIPLEGVTGTRLMMGGKPTPFGLDVAELPAAIARIKASRGLKLQGFHFHLMSHQLEVATHLSLMRRYLDTVHQWQRQFDIQVPVVNVGGGIGINYLDPQRHFDWQDFCRQLPQVIAQTGSHGLRLRFECGRYVSAACGYYVMEVLDVKKNLGEWFAIAHGGTHHFRTPAAQGHNHPFSVLRREHLPPTVEQQPITLVGQLCTPKDVLARQQPVAALAPGDWLVFHLAGAYAWNISHQNFLMHAPPEMIYLP; this is translated from the coding sequence ATGACCCCCGCCGTTTACCAGACCCTGAGCCGGTTGCAGTCATCGCGCACCGCCCCTTTCTGCGCCTATGTTTATGATTTATCAGCGCTGCATGCACATGCGTCCGCCATGAAGGCGGCGCTGCCGCCCGGCTGCGAACTGTTCTATGCCGCCAAGGCCAACCCGGATGCCGCCATCCTCACCACGTTGGCGGACAGCGTGGACGGTTTTGAAGCCGCGTCCGGCGGCGAGTTGTCTTGGCTGACGGAACAGGTGCCCGGCCGCCGGTTGATTTTCGGCGGCCCCGGCAAACTGCCCGCAGAACTGGAGCAGGCGGTTGCGCAGCGGATTGATGCGCTGCATGTGGAAAGCCTGAACGAGCTGCAACGGCTGGAACAGTGCGCCGAACGGCTGGCGACGCCGGTCAACATCATGCTGCGCATGAATATTCCGCTGGAGGGCGTGACCGGCACCCGGCTGATGATGGGCGGTAAACCGACGCCATTCGGCCTTGATGTCGCCGAACTGCCCGCAGCCATCGCCCGTATCAAAGCCAGCCGCGGGCTGAAATTACAGGGATTCCACTTTCACCTGATGTCGCATCAGCTGGAGGTGGCAACGCACCTGTCGCTGATGCGCCGCTACCTCGACACCGTGCATCAGTGGCAGCGGCAATTCGATATTCAGGTACCGGTGGTGAACGTCGGCGGCGGCATCGGCATTAACTATCTCGATCCGCAGCGCCATTTCGACTGGCAGGATTTCTGCCGCCAGTTGCCGCAAGTCATTGCACAAACCGGCAGCCACGGGTTGCGGTTGCGCTTTGAATGCGGCCGCTACGTGAGCGCCGCCTGCGGTTATTACGTGATGGAGGTGCTGGATGTGAAAAAAAATCTTGGGGAATGGTTCGCCATCGCACACGGCGGCACCCACCACTTCCGCACGCCGGCGGCGCAGGGCCATAACCACCCGTTTAGCGTACTGCGCCGTGAACACCTGCCGCCGACGGTAGAACAGCAACCGATCACGCTGGTCGGCCAGCTCTGCACCCCCAAAGATGTGCTGGCACGCCAGCAGCCTGTTGCGGCGCTGGCGCCGGGCGACTGGCTGGTATTCCACCTCGCCGGCGCCTATGCCTGGAATATATCCCACCAGAATTTCCTGATGCATGCGCCGCCGGAAATGATTTATCTGCCATAA
- a CDS encoding NUDIX hydrolase, with amino-acid sequence MNYVQSMRRLIGHQPLLLAGSNVIILNRDRQVLLQHRTDGCWGLPGGLLELGESLEDTARREVREETGLELKDLVFLRVFSGPEHFFTLANQDQIYVITALYVSRHYHGEIQVDKTESHDVRFFDFSSLPPLGDEYRHYLDYFLTLR; translated from the coding sequence ATGAATTACGTGCAGAGCATGCGGCGGTTAATCGGCCATCAACCACTGTTGCTGGCGGGATCGAACGTGATCATCCTTAACCGCGACCGCCAGGTGCTGTTGCAGCACCGCACCGACGGCTGTTGGGGATTGCCCGGCGGCTTGCTGGAGCTGGGAGAGTCGCTGGAGGATACCGCCCGACGCGAAGTGCGCGAGGAAACCGGGCTTGAGCTGAAGGATCTGGTTTTTCTGCGGGTGTTCTCCGGCCCCGAGCACTTTTTTACCCTGGCGAATCAGGATCAGATTTACGTCATTACCGCGTTGTATGTTTCCCGGCATTATCACGGCGAGATCCAGGTGGATAAGACCGAGTCCCACGACGTGCGTTTTTTCGATTTTTCTTCATTGCCGCCGCTGGGCGATGAATATCGCCATTACCTTGATTACTTCCTGACGCTGCGTTAG
- the efeO gene encoding iron uptake system protein EfeO encodes MSTPFFRRSALCAALLTFPAVDALAADVPQIKITVNDKQCEPMQVTVAAGKTQFVVYNASQKNLEWEILKGVMVVEERENIAPGFTQKMTANLETGEYDMTCGLLSNPRGKLIVTAAAGNTPAAKTSVLDLVGPIADYKVYVIREVDELVKQTKQFTDAIKAGKLDDARKLYAVARQHYERIEPIAELFSDLDEKIDAREDDYEKKAADPNFTGFHRLEKALFADHSVKGSEQYADQLYGDVLELQKRIASLTFPPAKVVGGAAGLIEEVAATKISGEEDRYSRTDLWDFQANVDGAQKIVNLLRPLLEKANKPLLSKVDANFKTVDGILAKYKTQDGYQSYEKLTDADRNALKGPITTLAEDLSQLRGVLGLD; translated from the coding sequence ATGTCTACACCGTTTTTTCGCCGTTCCGCGCTGTGCGCCGCACTGCTGACCTTCCCGGCCGTTGATGCGCTGGCGGCGGATGTCCCCCAGATCAAAATCACCGTCAATGATAAACAGTGCGAACCGATGCAGGTCACGGTGGCGGCGGGCAAAACGCAGTTCGTGGTGTATAACGCCAGCCAGAAAAACCTGGAGTGGGAAATTCTCAAAGGCGTCATGGTGGTGGAGGAGCGTGAAAATATCGCGCCGGGCTTCACCCAGAAAATGACCGCCAATCTGGAGACCGGCGAATACGACATGACCTGCGGCCTGCTCAGTAATCCGAGAGGCAAGCTGATCGTCACGGCGGCGGCAGGAAATACGCCGGCGGCGAAAACCAGCGTGCTCGATCTGGTCGGCCCGATTGCCGATTACAAGGTCTACGTCATCCGCGAAGTCGACGAGCTGGTCAAACAGACCAAGCAGTTCACCGACGCTATCAAGGCCGGCAAACTGGACGACGCGCGTAAGCTGTACGCGGTAGCCCGTCAGCACTATGAACGTATTGAGCCCATTGCCGAACTGTTCTCCGATCTCGATGAAAAAATCGACGCCCGTGAAGATGACTATGAGAAAAAAGCCGCCGATCCGAATTTCACCGGCTTCCATCGTCTGGAAAAAGCGCTGTTTGCCGACCATTCGGTCAAGGGATCGGAACAGTACGCCGACCAACTGTACGGCGACGTGTTAGAGCTGCAGAAACGCATCGCCAGCCTGACCTTCCCTCCCGCCAAGGTAGTGGGTGGCGCCGCCGGGCTGATTGAAGAAGTGGCCGCCACCAAGATCAGCGGCGAGGAAGATCGCTATAGCCGTACCGATCTGTGGGATTTCCAGGCCAATGTCGACGGCGCGCAGAAGATCGTCAACCTGCTGCGACCACTGCTGGAGAAGGCCAATAAGCCCTTGTTGAGCAAGGTCGACGCCAACTTCAAAACCGTAGACGGCATTCTGGCGAAGTACAAAACCCAAGACGGCTATCAATCTTACGAGAAACTGACCGACGCCGACCGCAACGCACTCAAAGGGCCGATCACCACGCTGGCGGAAGACCTGTCCCAACTGCGCGGCGTATTGGGTCTGGATTAA
- a CDS encoding LysR substrate-binding domain-containing protein → MTSRIPPLPALKAFLAACRAGSYTAAAEELHITHGAVSRQIRILEAWLGQTLFVRSGQCMVPTLHAQAFAKEMGDALAGIDEAARRYGRGEATQLLRISAPATFTMRWLAPRLPAFYQHNPGTLIQIHTATTQQLAMTSGFDLVIRLGAFNNDRFTAQPFMNEYYTLLAAPSLLERQPLYTLDDLAGHTLIDTETRPGYWQQLFDLAGFIDRGNLNWLRFDHFYVTYAALIDGLGIAPAPLPLLARDCELGRLTAPLASLRIAQRTYFLLTPAGVAKTRLHHRFEDWLLAQGRDSGV, encoded by the coding sequence ATGACTTCCCGCATTCCTCCCTTACCCGCCCTGAAAGCGTTTCTGGCCGCCTGCCGCGCCGGGAGTTATACCGCCGCCGCCGAAGAACTGCATATTACCCACGGCGCGGTCAGCCGGCAGATCCGTATTCTGGAAGCCTGGTTGGGGCAAACGCTGTTTGTGCGTTCCGGTCAGTGCATGGTGCCGACGCTGCACGCGCAGGCGTTCGCCAAAGAAATGGGCGATGCGTTGGCCGGTATCGATGAGGCCGCCCGGCGCTACGGCCGCGGCGAGGCGACCCAGCTATTGCGTATCAGCGCGCCCGCCACCTTTACCATGCGTTGGCTGGCGCCGAGATTGCCGGCGTTCTATCAGCACAACCCCGGCACCTTGATCCAGATCCATACCGCCACGACGCAACAACTGGCGATGACCAGCGGGTTTGATTTGGTGATCCGGCTCGGCGCGTTCAATAACGACCGCTTCACGGCGCAGCCGTTCATGAACGAATACTACACGCTGCTGGCGGCGCCTTCGCTGCTGGAACGACAGCCGCTGTATACGCTGGATGATCTGGCGGGTCACACTCTGATCGATACGGAGACGCGCCCCGGCTACTGGCAGCAGCTGTTCGACCTGGCGGGATTCATCGACCGCGGCAACCTGAACTGGCTGCGCTTCGATCATTTTTATGTCACTTACGCCGCCTTGATCGACGGGCTGGGCATCGCCCCGGCGCCGTTGCCGCTGTTGGCGCGGGACTGTGAACTGGGGCGATTGACGGCGCCGCTGGCATCGCTGCGTATCGCCCAACGCACTTATTTTCTGCTGACGCCCGCCGGGGTGGCGAAAACCCGGCTGCACCACCGGTTTGAGGACTGGCTGTTGGCGCAAGGGCGCGATAGCGGCGTCTGA
- the efeB gene encoding iron uptake transporter deferrochelatase/peroxidase subunit produces the protein MSDKNGPYRGPHCEQAASPARRRLLQGLGMMGGALMLGGNRPAHAETQPQTAQDERWETQPFHGPHQAGVLTPQQAAMMLVAFDILAPHRQDLTRLFKLLTQRIAFLTQGGKAEDIDPRLPPLDSGIMGPEIYPDNLTVTVSVGASLFDDRFGLQTLKPLKLQRMTRFPNDSLDAELCHGDLLLQICANTNETVLHALRDIIKQTPDLLSVRWKREGFISAHAARSKGQETPINLLGFKDGTGNPDSGDATLMERIVWVAPQSGEPAWAVGGSYQAARIIRFHVEFWDRTPLKEQQTIFGREKHSGAPLGMKNEHDTPDYSQDPEGKVIPLDSHIRLANPRTPETQANLMLRRGYSYSLGVSRSGQLDMGLLFVCYQSDLEKGFITVQQKLNGEPLEEYIKPIGGGYFFVLPGVKNSDDFLASGLLSTSFS, from the coding sequence ATGAGCGACAAAAACGGCCCGTACCGCGGGCCTCACTGTGAACAGGCGGCGTCTCCCGCACGTCGTCGGCTGTTGCAAGGGCTGGGCATGATGGGTGGCGCGTTGATGCTGGGCGGCAACCGTCCGGCGCACGCGGAAACGCAGCCGCAGACGGCACAGGATGAACGTTGGGAAACGCAACCGTTCCACGGCCCCCATCAGGCCGGCGTGCTCACACCGCAACAGGCGGCGATGATGCTGGTTGCCTTCGACATCCTGGCGCCCCATCGCCAGGATTTAACCCGCCTGTTCAAACTGCTGACGCAGCGTATCGCCTTCCTGACGCAGGGCGGCAAAGCAGAGGATATCGATCCGCGCCTGCCGCCCCTCGATTCCGGCATCATGGGCCCGGAGATCTACCCGGATAATCTCACCGTCACCGTTTCCGTCGGCGCATCGCTGTTTGACGATCGTTTTGGGTTACAGACACTCAAGCCACTGAAATTGCAGCGTATGACCCGTTTTCCAAACGACTCTCTGGATGCCGAACTGTGTCACGGCGATCTGTTGCTGCAAATCTGCGCCAATACCAACGAAACCGTACTGCACGCCCTGCGCGACATCATCAAACAGACGCCGGATCTGCTCAGCGTGCGTTGGAAACGGGAAGGGTTCATCTCCGCACATGCCGCACGCAGCAAAGGCCAGGAAACGCCGATCAACCTGCTGGGTTTCAAGGACGGCACCGGCAACCCGGACAGCGGTGACGCCACGCTGATGGAACGCATCGTTTGGGTCGCCCCGCAATCCGGCGAACCGGCATGGGCTGTCGGCGGCAGCTATCAGGCGGCGCGTATCATCCGTTTCCATGTGGAATTTTGGGATCGCACGCCGCTCAAGGAACAGCAGACCATTTTCGGCCGTGAGAAACACAGCGGCGCGCCGCTTGGTATGAAAAACGAGCACGACACACCGGACTACAGCCAGGATCCAGAAGGTAAAGTGATCCCATTGGACTCACACATTCGCCTGGCCAACCCGCGCACGCCGGAAACACAGGCGAATCTGATGCTGCGTCGCGGTTATAGCTATTCACTCGGCGTATCCCGTTCCGGTCAGCTCGACATGGGGTTATTGTTTGTTTGCTATCAGTCCGATCTGGAAAAAGGGTTTATTACGGTACAGCAGAAATTAAACGGCGAACCGCTGGAGGAATATATTAAACCGATCGGCGGCGGTTATTTCTTTGTTTTACCGGGCGTCAAAAACAGCGACGACTTTCTGGCCAGCGGATTATTATCAACATCCTTTTCATGA
- a CDS encoding TonB-dependent receptor family protein: protein MQRSRIASALALIFASSSVWAQEDKITVNGDLLGDSRAEQVKTYPGNRTVISNEQLEKGANRTLDDALQRVPGVKIQDETGTGVLPQIAVRGLYDSRSGRAQILQDGIPLALAPYGQEGMSLFPVTFASIDRIDVVRGGAAVQYGPNNVGGVINLVSKPIPVKWENEIAERATFYGKGRNLWDTYLRTGGMVNDSFGLQVEANQVKGNSFREHSASDVQNYRIRGLWNINEDTSLDFSYQYYDAHADLAGALTAADYEASRRKSTRPYDDYDGHTKRYSAVYNQQLGSLGFIDSAEFNWTFFGHESSRDFHVGMRSSSTETWNPSLPAQIVQNSPRDFKVWGTEPRLSMNVYGDKVNQQWTVGGRFVKEDIDYQVKQYRFATNAYTTTRDWKFNDDAWAGYLNNAVKLLDDTLTITPGVRFEHVSEKYQDRISGLSTSAPDDQWLPGLSVGYQLTPSWFLYANAQKSLRPAQVTQIVKGGDVSSELAWNYESGVRYTPTKDVSLNAGLYRIDYKDQISYDSATDSYLNIGKTRHQGIELEGFWKPAAVEGLSLHAGYAWLDAEQENGVNKGRRVPYSSRSQVTLDGSYDWRGTTFTLAGYYFSKSFSDTANSTVENSSGSVGPQPSYWVWNAQVSRELYKSERTSLTGYVGVNNLLDKDYWFRGVDTSPWGRQPAPGRSFTAGMSYKF, encoded by the coding sequence ATGCAACGTAGCCGTATAGCCAGCGCACTGGCGCTGATTTTTGCCAGTAGTTCCGTCTGGGCACAGGAAGACAAAATAACTGTCAACGGTGATTTATTAGGGGATTCACGCGCTGAACAGGTGAAAACGTATCCGGGGAACCGTACCGTCATCAGCAATGAGCAGCTTGAAAAAGGCGCCAACCGTACTCTGGATGACGCCCTGCAACGTGTTCCGGGGGTCAAGATTCAGGACGAAACCGGTACCGGCGTCTTGCCGCAGATCGCCGTGCGCGGGTTGTATGACAGCCGCAGCGGGCGTGCGCAGATCCTACAGGACGGTATTCCACTGGCGCTGGCGCCTTACGGGCAGGAAGGGATGTCGCTGTTCCCGGTGACGTTCGCCTCGATTGACCGTATCGATGTGGTGCGCGGCGGCGCGGCGGTACAGTATGGCCCCAACAACGTGGGCGGGGTGATCAATCTGGTCAGCAAGCCGATCCCGGTGAAATGGGAAAACGAGATCGCCGAGCGGGCAACCTTTTACGGCAAAGGACGCAATCTGTGGGACACCTATCTGCGCACCGGCGGCATGGTGAATGACAGCTTCGGCCTGCAGGTGGAAGCCAATCAGGTCAAAGGCAATTCCTTCCGCGAGCACAGTGCCAGCGATGTGCAGAACTACCGTATCCGCGGGCTGTGGAATATCAACGAAGACACATCGCTCGATTTTTCCTACCAGTATTATGATGCGCATGCCGATCTGGCGGGGGCGCTGACCGCGGCGGATTATGAAGCCAGTCGCCGCAAGAGTACCCGGCCTTACGATGATTATGACGGGCATACCAAGCGCTACAGTGCAGTGTACAACCAGCAATTGGGCTCGCTGGGGTTCATCGATTCCGCCGAATTTAACTGGACGTTCTTCGGCCATGAATCCAGCCGTGATTTCCATGTCGGAATGAGAAGCTCCTCGACCGAAACCTGGAACCCGTCGCTGCCTGCGCAGATTGTGCAGAACTCGCCGCGCGACTTTAAGGTCTGGGGTACCGAACCGCGTTTAAGCATGAACGTGTATGGCGACAAGGTGAACCAGCAATGGACGGTCGGCGGCCGTTTTGTGAAAGAAGACATCGATTATCAGGTCAAACAGTACCGCTTCGCCACCAACGCCTATACCACCACCCGCGACTGGAAATTTAACGACGATGCCTGGGCCGGCTATCTGAACAACGCCGTCAAGCTGTTGGACGACACCCTGACCATCACGCCGGGCGTGCGGTTTGAACATGTCAGTGAAAAATACCAGGATCGCATCAGCGGGCTGAGTACCAGCGCGCCGGACGACCAGTGGCTGCCGGGGCTGTCGGTCGGCTACCAACTGACGCCGAGCTGGTTCCTGTACGCCAACGCACAGAAGAGCCTGCGCCCGGCGCAGGTGACTCAGATAGTCAAAGGCGGCGATGTGAGTTCGGAGCTGGCCTGGAACTATGAGAGCGGCGTGCGTTATACCCCGACGAAAGACGTCAGTCTGAACGCGGGGCTGTATCGTATCGACTACAAAGATCAGATCTCCTACGACAGTGCGACGGATTCCTACCTGAACATCGGGAAGACCCGCCATCAGGGGATCGAGCTGGAAGGCTTCTGGAAACCGGCCGCGGTAGAGGGGTTAAGCCTGCATGCCGGTTACGCCTGGCTGGATGCCGAGCAGGAAAACGGCGTCAACAAAGGCCGGCGCGTGCCTTACTCTTCCCGTTCCCAGGTGACGCTGGACGGCAGCTACGATTGGCGGGGGACGACCTTTACGCTGGCGGGCTACTACTTCAGCAAGTCCTTCTCCGATACCGCCAACTCGACGGTGGAAAACAGTTCCGGTTCGGTCGGCCCGCAGCCGTCCTATTGGGTGTGGAACGCGCAGGTCAGCCGCGAGTTGTACAAATCTGAACGCACCTCGCTTACCGGTTATGTGGGCGTGAACAACCTGCTCGACAAGGATTACTGGTTCCGGGGCGTCGATACCAGCCCGTGGGGACGTCAGCCTGCGCCGGGCCGCTCGTTTACCGCCGGGATGAGCTACAAGTTCTGA
- the efeU gene encoding iron uptake transporter permease EfeU — MFVPLLIMFREGLEAALIVSLIASYLKRTQREQWLGAVWVGVALAVTLCLALGLFINATTGEFPQKQQELFEGIVAVLAVAILTYMVFWMRRVSRSVKLHLEGAIDQALGASKRQGWALVAMVFFAVAREGLESVFFLLAAFQQDVGAAAPFGAVLGLLCAIIVGAMIYWGGVKLHLAKFFKWSGLFILFVAAGLAAGAIRAFHEAGWWNHLQEVAFDFSATLSTHTLFGTLLEGIFGYQETPSVSEVVVYFLYLLPALMFFFLPRRPVTISPPAQRNTHH; from the coding sequence ATGTTCGTTCCCTTATTAATCATGTTTCGCGAAGGGCTGGAGGCGGCGCTGATCGTCAGCCTGATCGCCAGCTATTTGAAACGTACCCAGCGCGAGCAGTGGTTGGGCGCGGTCTGGGTCGGCGTCGCTCTGGCCGTGACGCTGTGTCTGGCGCTCGGCCTGTTCATCAACGCCACCACCGGCGAATTTCCACAGAAACAACAGGAGCTGTTCGAAGGCATCGTGGCGGTGCTGGCCGTCGCCATCCTGACCTACATGGTGTTCTGGATGCGCCGGGTTTCCCGCTCGGTAAAACTGCATCTGGAAGGCGCTATCGATCAGGCGCTCGGCGCCAGTAAGCGTCAGGGCTGGGCATTGGTGGCGATGGTATTTTTCGCCGTAGCGCGCGAAGGGCTGGAGTCGGTATTTTTCCTGCTGGCGGCCTTTCAGCAGGATGTCGGCGCCGCCGCGCCGTTCGGCGCCGTGCTCGGGCTGCTGTGCGCCATCATCGTAGGCGCGATGATCTACTGGGGCGGCGTAAAACTGCATCTGGCCAAATTCTTCAAATGGAGCGGGCTGTTCATCCTGTTCGTCGCCGCCGGGCTGGCCGCGGGCGCAATCCGCGCCTTCCACGAAGCCGGATGGTGGAATCACTTGCAGGAAGTGGCGTTTGATTTCAGCGCCACGCTGTCCACTCACACCCTGTTCGGCACCCTGCTGGAGGGCATTTTCGGCTATCAGGAAACCCCCAGCGTCAGCGAAGTGGTGGTCTACTTCCTGTATCTGCTGCCGGCGCTGATGTTCTTTTTCCTTCCGCGACGCCCGGTGACAATATCGCCCCCGGCGCAGCGTAATACCCATCATTAA